In a single window of the Desulfuromonas sp. TF genome:
- a CDS encoding YceI family protein yields the protein MIIRILTSSLLLLWLTSFASAESLNGTCTVHFYGKSTLHDFDGQVACHPFDLVVEENESGTQVIRQAVVEIRVREMDTANDRRDNKMRSMFESSKYPLIRSRFADLDLTALIERLQAGGSDPARLDFNLQIRDRSLPMQAEIRNIKAAPEQITFDLEFPLSLASYRLEPPSVLGLIRVDDLVRVEASVQLRRD from the coding sequence ATGATCATCCGCATTCTGACTTCGAGCCTGCTGCTGCTTTGGTTGACGTCCTTCGCCTCGGCCGAATCCCTCAACGGCACCTGCACGGTCCATTTCTACGGCAAGTCGACCCTGCATGATTTCGACGGCCAGGTCGCCTGCCACCCCTTCGACCTGGTTGTTGAGGAGAACGAATCGGGCACACAGGTCATCCGACAGGCGGTGGTGGAGATCCGTGTGCGGGAGATGGATACCGCCAACGACCGGCGCGACAACAAGATGCGCTCCATGTTCGAAAGCAGTAAATACCCTCTGATCCGGAGCCGTTTCGCCGATCTCGACCTGACGGCCTTGATTGAACGGTTGCAGGCCGGCGGTAGCGACCCTGCTCGGCTCGATTTCAATCTGCAGATCCGCGACAGGAGCCTGCCGATGCAGGCTGAAATCCGCAATATCAAGGCGGCGCCGGAGCAGATTACCTTTGATCTGGAGTTCCCGCTGTCGCTGGCCAGCTACCGACTGGAGCCGCCGAGCGTGCTCGGCCTGATCCGGGTCGACGACCTGGTCCGGGTCGAGGCCAGCGTGCAGCTGCGGCGGGACTGA
- a CDS encoding GDP-mannose 4,6-dehydratase: MDTILVTGGAGFIGSHLCETLLRQGRRVVLFDNFNDFYSPEIKMANLEAVCRTAAETEGHLTVLRGDLRSPGDLRRAFLALGSSDKSAVVHLAAMAGVRPSIENPLLYNEVNVTGTLNLLEECRRSGVKRLAFASSSSVYGNNEKVPFSETDPVDLPISPYAATKKAGELLCHNYHHLYGLSVACLRFFTVYGPRQRPDLAIHKFTRLISENRPLPFFGDGSTRRDYTYVTDTLQGVTGALRWLEKAKRPVYEIFNLGESRTVDLSTLVRLLGEAMGREPELSRLPMQPGDVLCTFADIAKARKMLAYAPEVAIEEGIERFVEWFRGNGEE; encoded by the coding sequence ATGGACACCATCCTGGTCACCGGCGGCGCCGGATTCATCGGTTCCCATCTCTGCGAGACCTTGCTGCGGCAGGGGCGGCGGGTCGTCCTCTTCGACAACTTCAATGACTTTTACTCCCCGGAAATCAAGATGGCCAATCTGGAGGCGGTGTGTCGCACCGCTGCTGAGACGGAGGGGCATCTGACCGTTCTCCGGGGAGACCTTCGCTCTCCGGGCGATCTGCGCCGCGCCTTTCTGGCCCTGGGTTCCTCCGACAAGTCCGCCGTCGTCCATCTGGCCGCCATGGCCGGCGTACGCCCATCCATCGAGAATCCCCTGCTCTACAACGAGGTGAACGTCACCGGAACCCTGAACCTGCTCGAAGAGTGCCGGAGGTCCGGGGTGAAGCGGCTGGCCTTCGCCTCCTCCTCCTCGGTCTACGGCAACAACGAAAAGGTGCCTTTCTCTGAAACCGACCCGGTCGACCTCCCCATCTCCCCCTATGCCGCCACCAAGAAGGCGGGAGAGCTCCTCTGCCACAACTACCATCACCTTTACGGCCTCTCCGTCGCCTGCCTGCGATTCTTCACCGTCTACGGACCCCGGCAGCGTCCCGATCTGGCCATCCACAAGTTCACCCGGCTGATCAGCGAAAACCGGCCGCTCCCCTTCTTCGGAGACGGCAGCACCCGGCGCGACTACACCTACGTCACCGACACCCTGCAGGGGGTGACCGGAGCCCTGCGCTGGCTGGAAAAAGCCAAACGCCCCGTCTACGAGATCTTCAATCTCGGAGAATCCAGGACGGTGGACCTCTCCACCCTGGTACGTCTGCTTGGCGAGGCCATGGGACGCGAGCCCGAGCTCAGCCGGCTCCCCATGCAGCCCGGCGACGTCCTCTGCACATTTGCCGATATCGCCAAGGCCCGCAAGATGCTCGCCTACGCGCCGGAGGTGGCGATCGAGGAGGGGATTGAGCGGTTTGTGGAGTGGTTTCGGGGGAATGGGGAGGAGTAG
- a CDS encoding ATP-binding protein, with product MVLEFWSKKRLVFKLSLCAMVLFLAPIGLISHLSFRHLRTIKEVSLQEARSALITSQVEFLKNHLAQKAEKISTEFSNIRDEVHLLSSLSRAIFEDPSRFMYRNGSRYRLDEGGDYINPVDDGNSSLYVPRRPFSLDSLIPAMENADIENSDLYVPGYSSSLDSLIAATESLDTILKPLVDLDPRVVLGWFIHKDRISRTYPWRDFQHFPKYPEVTSWPFYYLADPDHNPSGKEVFTQVYTDPLSRHNMISCLSPVFVEGEHLATVGVDITVETLIQEISQVHLSEGSSSLLLSRGEILAFSKNIPFAALGLEPPSSSSGETLDLDNLSETGKAAMRPRSEKTGVEFIETEDLRAFVGYAELEPLGWRLLLLVPESDLLGPANEKAQAIFSEAERIRGNFVHLLVFAILAVAGLGYVVVAHQSRGLRTLLGGIQDFGAGNLSRRMPVEGGEFGQLAQALNSMAESLREKKSELKRVYAEVEQGRKLKAVGRLASGVAHEVNNPLATISTYTQLLLRRPDLPDGASDSLKKVMAEIARIQEKLRNLLDLSRLQSVVKTRLNPNALVYDVVEMVGHEARAHGVDLQLFLDENPREFNLDQSGIKQVLWNLLGNAIAAQGRGGVVRVRTRYVFARGEVSLFILDVEDEGPGISEEVLPHVFDPFFTTKEVGKGTGLGLAVVNSIVEGHSGKIEVQNLSPRGCRFRVLIPEGEAE from the coding sequence ATGGTTTTAGAATTCTGGAGTAAAAAACGGCTTGTTTTCAAACTCTCCCTGTGCGCCATGGTTCTTTTCCTCGCGCCCATCGGGCTGATCTCCCATCTCAGCTTTCGTCACCTGCGCACGATCAAGGAGGTTTCACTCCAGGAGGCCCGGAGCGCCCTGATAACTTCCCAAGTCGAATTTCTGAAGAATCATTTGGCTCAAAAAGCGGAAAAGATATCCACTGAATTCTCCAATATCAGGGATGAGGTTCATTTGCTGAGTTCCTTGTCCCGGGCCATCTTTGAAGATCCGTCCCGTTTTATGTACAGAAACGGCAGCCGGTACCGGTTGGATGAAGGGGGGGATTACATCAATCCCGTCGATGACGGGAATTCAAGTCTGTATGTCCCCAGACGCCCTTTCTCTCTGGATTCCCTGATTCCCGCCATGGAGAATGCCGATATTGAAAATTCGGATCTCTACGTGCCCGGGTACAGTTCGTCCCTGGATTCATTGATTGCCGCAACAGAAAGCCTGGATACCATCCTGAAGCCCCTGGTGGACCTGGACCCGAGAGTGGTCCTTGGATGGTTCATCCATAAGGACCGAATCAGCCGCACATACCCCTGGCGCGACTTCCAGCATTTTCCAAAGTACCCGGAGGTCACCTCCTGGCCTTTCTACTATCTTGCAGATCCTGATCACAATCCCTCCGGAAAGGAGGTTTTCACCCAGGTTTATACCGATCCGTTGAGCCGCCACAACATGATTTCCTGCCTCTCACCGGTCTTCGTGGAAGGCGAGCACCTGGCCACCGTCGGGGTGGACATCACTGTCGAGACCCTTATCCAGGAGATAAGCCAGGTCCATCTGAGTGAGGGGTCCAGTTCGCTGCTTCTATCGAGGGGCGAAATTCTCGCGTTCTCAAAAAATATTCCCTTTGCCGCCCTTGGCCTGGAACCTCCCTCCTCGTCTTCCGGGGAGACTCTGGATCTGGATAACCTTTCGGAAACAGGAAAGGCCGCAATGAGGCCAAGATCGGAGAAAACAGGCGTAGAGTTCATAGAAACCGAAGACTTGAGAGCTTTCGTCGGATATGCCGAACTGGAGCCCCTCGGATGGCGGCTTCTTCTCCTTGTTCCTGAAAGCGACCTCCTGGGCCCTGCGAACGAGAAGGCTCAAGCCATTTTTTCAGAGGCTGAGCGAATCCGGGGCAATTTCGTACATCTCCTGGTTTTCGCCATACTCGCGGTAGCTGGCCTCGGATATGTGGTGGTGGCGCACCAGTCCCGGGGCCTTCGCACCCTCCTGGGAGGGATACAGGATTTCGGCGCCGGAAACCTTTCCCGCAGAATGCCTGTTGAAGGCGGGGAGTTCGGGCAGCTGGCGCAGGCCCTCAACTCCATGGCAGAGAGCCTTCGAGAGAAAAAATCCGAGCTTAAGAGAGTGTATGCCGAAGTTGAACAGGGACGCAAACTCAAGGCCGTCGGGCGTCTGGCCTCCGGGGTTGCTCACGAAGTCAACAACCCGCTCGCGACCATTTCAACCTATACCCAGCTGCTGCTGCGTCGCCCCGACCTTCCCGACGGGGCCTCCGACAGCCTGAAGAAGGTGATGGCGGAGATCGCCAGGATTCAGGAAAAACTGCGTAACCTTCTGGACCTCTCCCGGCTTCAGAGCGTCGTAAAAACCCGGTTGAACCCGAATGCCCTGGTGTACGATGTCGTTGAAATGGTCGGTCATGAAGCGCGGGCCCACGGGGTTGATCTGCAACTTTTCCTGGATGAGAATCCACGGGAGTTCAATCTCGACCAATCCGGCATCAAGCAGGTGTTATGGAACCTTCTGGGGAATGCCATTGCAGCCCAGGGCAGGGGAGGGGTGGTTCGGGTGCGTACGAGGTATGTTTTTGCCCGGGGTGAGGTTTCCCTGTTCATCCTCGATGTCGAGGACGAGGGGCCGGGCATTTCGGAAGAGGTGCTGCCCCATGTTTTCGATCCCTTTTTTACCACCAAGGAGGTGGGTAAAGGGACCGGGCTCGGACTTGCGGTCGTGAACAGCATCGTCGAGGGGCATTCCGGCAAGATCGAGGTGCAGAATCTCAGCCCCCGGGGTTGTCGCTTCCGCGTGCTGATTCCTGAAGGAGAGGCGGAATGA
- a CDS encoding diguanylate cyclase has translation MTSKPLFANLFVAAATVLFVVANAGYSILRDYESAVAEHEVMARDLVSVVADQAARSLRDTDLALSQIGEIVRLGGGLEVFRERKEREALRRIADRIPGGTGVLIVDPDGHIVASSNSPDPLPTRASEGEFMKIMVGKDILFIGPAVLKEDGDEAVYTVSRRIMDRQGEFAGVASARVSSSHLTDFFSGITKDPGIAVFSADGDIVARRPHVKEFIGQNIGDRPLFQERLKRKLAGVFRAPSPMDGIDRINAYRRVDGSGMVVLVGIPWEAVTEGWRDRTMRVSLIAVFSVVIIILAARWGNASIRKVIQAQSEREKAVVAREGAYMALHHALLDHLTGLPARSLFVEQANNLRSHCRQTNDMLAVMIVDLDNFKDVNDTWGHERGDEMLVKTAEALAAALHESDVVGRLGGDEFGVCVAAPAELIEEHARIIAGKIVENVGAIGMGIGCSLGVTVFPASCEGLSCALRMADEAMYVAKRSGKNQFSVWGDARQDGKEWAAHSNCQWWTLTNQAAILADKMQDERIGSGTLPP, from the coding sequence ATGACCAGCAAGCCCCTCTTCGCCAATCTCTTCGTCGCCGCTGCAACGGTGCTCTTCGTCGTTGCGAATGCGGGCTACTCGATCCTCCGGGACTACGAGAGCGCCGTAGCGGAACATGAGGTGATGGCGCGCGATCTGGTGTCCGTGGTGGCCGATCAGGCCGCCCGATCGCTCCGGGACACGGATCTCGCCCTTTCGCAGATTGGCGAGATCGTCCGTTTGGGGGGCGGATTGGAGGTGTTCAGGGAGAGGAAGGAGCGGGAGGCGCTTCGCCGGATTGCGGATCGCATACCGGGGGGAACCGGCGTCCTGATCGTGGACCCGGACGGACATATTGTGGCGAGTTCAAATTCTCCGGATCCTCTCCCGACCAGAGCTTCCGAAGGGGAATTCATGAAGATCATGGTGGGGAAAGACATTCTCTTTATCGGCCCAGCGGTTTTGAAAGAAGATGGGGACGAAGCTGTCTACACCGTCAGTCGCCGCATAATGGATCGACAAGGGGAATTTGCCGGCGTCGCATCCGCCCGCGTCTCCAGCTCGCATCTGACCGATTTTTTCTCCGGGATCACGAAGGACCCGGGCATCGCGGTATTTAGCGCCGATGGCGACATTGTCGCGCGCCGGCCGCATGTCAAAGAATTCATCGGGCAGAATATCGGAGACCGCCCCCTGTTTCAGGAACGTCTGAAGCGGAAGCTTGCCGGCGTCTTCCGTGCCCCTTCCCCGATGGACGGCATCGACCGGATAAACGCGTACAGACGCGTTGACGGCTCCGGGATGGTGGTTCTGGTTGGAATTCCCTGGGAAGCCGTGACTGAAGGCTGGCGCGACCGCACCATGCGGGTCAGCCTGATCGCGGTCTTCAGTGTCGTCATTATCATTCTCGCCGCACGATGGGGCAATGCCTCGATCCGGAAAGTGATCCAGGCGCAGTCGGAGCGCGAGAAGGCGGTGGTCGCCAGGGAGGGTGCTTACATGGCGCTCCATCATGCGCTCCTCGATCATCTGACGGGTCTGCCGGCAAGATCGTTGTTCGTTGAGCAGGCGAACAACCTCCGCAGCCATTGCCGGCAAACCAATGACATGCTGGCTGTCATGATTGTCGACCTGGACAACTTCAAGGACGTGAACGATACCTGGGGCCATGAAAGGGGGGACGAGATGCTGGTCAAAACAGCCGAGGCCCTGGCAGCTGCGCTCCATGAAAGCGATGTGGTTGGTCGCCTTGGCGGTGACGAATTCGGCGTCTGCGTCGCCGCCCCTGCTGAACTCATCGAGGAGCATGCACGGATCATAGCGGGAAAAATCGTGGAGAACGTGGGCGCGATCGGCATGGGGATCGGATGCAGCCTGGGGGTGACGGTTTTCCCCGCGAGCTGCGAAGGTCTTTCCTGCGCTCTCCGCATGGCGGATGAAGCCATGTACGTCGCCAAGCGCAGCGGCAAGAATCAGTTTTCCGTATGGGGGGACGCGCGGCAGGACGGGAAGGAATGGGCCGCTCATTCCAACTGTCAATGGTGGACTCTGACGAATCAAGCCGCAATTTTGGCCGACAAAATGCAGGATGAGAGAATCGGTTCAGGAACGCTGCCGCCCTGA
- a CDS encoding type III polyketide synthase: protein MSAWIQHIETMTPGLAYSQEYASRKMQEWIGDERRKRMIRMLYQKSGIARRHSVISSFDQNLPGDFFPIDGDGLRREPTTAERNSLYTRESRPLAVDLARAAIAKCPGIERSDITHVVTVSCTGFCNPGIDYHIITDLGLSPATERYHLGFMGCYAAFPALRMAKQFCQADPQAVVLVVCLELCTLHLQLSGSEDSLLANSLFADGAAAAIVSGRPPQAGRTGYRLGEFHSTLIPSGKADMAWTIGDLGFDISLSSYVPKIIGANIREALRPVLDGRQLKLDDIRTWAVHPGGRAIIDKVAESLDLEPEQVAASRQVLQQYGNMSSATVLFVLKQILAQTDGPMREPVCAMAFGPGLTVEMGLLEAERGAGHGVNRRCREEAVAGA from the coding sequence ATGTCTGCATGGATTCAGCATATTGAAACGATGACCCCCGGTCTGGCCTATTCGCAGGAGTACGCCAGTCGCAAGATGCAGGAATGGATCGGGGATGAACGCCGCAAGCGGATGATCCGCATGCTTTATCAGAAGTCGGGGATCGCCCGGCGCCACAGTGTGATCAGCTCCTTCGACCAGAACCTGCCGGGCGACTTCTTTCCGATCGATGGCGACGGCCTCCGCCGCGAACCGACCACCGCCGAGCGCAACTCCCTTTACACCCGGGAATCCCGGCCGCTGGCCGTCGATCTGGCTCGGGCGGCGATCGCCAAATGCCCCGGCATCGAGCGCAGCGACATCACCCATGTGGTGACGGTTTCCTGTACCGGGTTCTGCAACCCGGGGATCGACTATCACATCATCACCGACCTGGGCCTCTCCCCGGCCACCGAACGCTACCACCTGGGTTTCATGGGCTGTTATGCGGCATTCCCGGCTCTACGTATGGCCAAGCAGTTCTGCCAGGCCGATCCGCAGGCGGTTGTTCTGGTGGTCTGCCTGGAGCTGTGCACCTTGCACCTGCAGCTCAGTGGCAGTGAAGACTCCCTGCTGGCCAATTCACTGTTCGCCGACGGCGCCGCAGCGGCCATCGTCAGCGGTCGGCCGCCGCAGGCCGGGCGGACGGGTTACCGGCTCGGCGAGTTCCACTCGACCCTGATTCCGAGCGGCAAGGCAGACATGGCATGGACCATCGGTGATCTCGGCTTTGACATCTCCCTGTCGAGCTACGTACCGAAGATCATCGGAGCCAATATCCGTGAGGCGCTCAGGCCCGTTTTGGACGGCCGGCAGCTCAAGCTCGACGACATCCGTACCTGGGCGGTGCACCCAGGCGGCAGAGCGATTATCGACAAGGTAGCGGAGAGCCTCGACCTGGAGCCGGAGCAGGTCGCGGCATCACGGCAGGTGCTGCAGCAGTATGGCAACATGAGCAGCGCCACGGTGCTGTTCGTGCTCAAGCAGATCCTCGCTCAGACCGATGGACCAATGCGCGAACCGGTCTGCGCCATGGCCTTCGGTCCCGGCCTGACCGTGGAGATGGGCCTGCTCGAAGCCGAGCGCGGTGCGGGCCATGGTGTCAACCGTCGTTGCCGCGAGGAAGCGGTGGCGGGCGCCTGA
- a CDS encoding SPOR domain-containing protein: MNRQVVSRTQRRMEKRQALILLVLILGVSLVSFTLGVMVGRSGSRDSGATAVSPAAPRLPVAAKGDGGEITPAAPAAERPAESLTFYDTLPKGEQPPLGSGINLPPRPASPKMEQEKPAAPSEPVRNADAAPAVKEASRPQASPEGAYVVQAASFRGSEDALKLKERLSGRAYAAYTEQADLKEKGIWHRVYVGPFATAEAAGQVVEKLQAEEKLAALVKKR; this comes from the coding sequence ATGAACCGTCAGGTAGTTTCCCGGACCCAGCGCCGGATGGAAAAGCGGCAGGCGCTGATTCTGCTGGTCCTGATTCTGGGCGTTTCCCTCGTCAGCTTCACCCTGGGGGTGATGGTCGGCCGCAGCGGCTCCCGCGATTCCGGAGCGACGGCGGTTTCCCCTGCCGCACCGCGTTTGCCCGTGGCCGCTAAGGGGGATGGGGGCGAAATTACCCCCGCCGCCCCAGCCGCCGAGCGTCCGGCGGAGAGCCTGACCTTTTACGATACGCTCCCCAAGGGAGAACAGCCGCCTCTGGGCAGCGGCATCAACCTGCCGCCGAGGCCGGCGTCTCCGAAAATGGAACAGGAAAAGCCGGCGGCACCTTCCGAACCGGTTCGGAACGCTGACGCCGCTCCCGCTGTCAAGGAGGCTTCCCGGCCCCAGGCTTCGCCGGAGGGCGCCTACGTGGTGCAGGCGGCCTCCTTCCGCGGTTCGGAGGACGCCCTGAAACTCAAGGAGCGCCTGTCCGGCAGGGCCTACGCGGCCTACACGGAGCAGGCGGATCTGAAGGAGAAGGGGATCTGGCACCGGGTTTATGTCGGACCCTTTGCCACCGCCGAGGCGGCCGGCCAAGTCGTCGAAAAGCTCCAGGCCGAGGAGAAGCTTGCGGCCCTGGTGAAAAAGCGCTGA
- a CDS encoding U32 family peptidase: MRLSVATNFDRELVEQCRDYPVTELFGKLRTDAVGGGRAPYQLAKVSRRQLAEHVRDCRDAGFAFNYLLNASCMGNREITRKGQEEINRLLDWISDIGVTAVTVASPFMLQLIKARQPHLKVRISVFGGVDRVRKAQMWEELGADCIVLDSILVNRELETLRQIRKAVNCDLELMANNNCLTGCAMSPMHMNALAHAGQSWHANKGFFIDWCFLKCTEMKMRDPVHYLRSEWIRPEDLQIYEELGYDLFKIAERDIPTEMMMTRVRAYAGRRYDGNLLDLVQAYGFQGIRADHAYYRRGLGWLLRFIIRPGLANPLRMLPLKRLAELRGMTRPLEGPAPVVIDNRALDGFMERFRSASCIGVNCEDCRWCHEFAAKAVKIDDANRAEAVAAYEELFASLNGGSMWSYLQERKNETGADGNQAPCVELKECGHGRQR, translated from the coding sequence ATGAGACTGAGTGTGGCCACCAACTTCGACCGGGAACTGGTCGAGCAGTGCCGGGACTACCCGGTCACCGAGCTGTTCGGCAAGCTGCGCACCGACGCGGTGGGCGGCGGCCGGGCTCCCTACCAGTTGGCCAAGGTGTCGCGCCGGCAGCTGGCCGAGCATGTTCGCGATTGCCGCGATGCCGGCTTCGCCTTCAACTATCTGCTCAATGCCTCCTGCATGGGCAATCGGGAAATCACCCGCAAGGGACAGGAGGAGATCAATCGGCTGCTCGACTGGATCAGTGACATCGGAGTCACGGCCGTGACCGTCGCCTCGCCGTTCATGCTGCAACTGATCAAGGCCCGCCAGCCGCATCTCAAGGTGCGCATTTCGGTGTTCGGCGGGGTCGACCGGGTACGAAAGGCCCAGATGTGGGAAGAGCTCGGCGCCGACTGCATCGTTCTCGACAGCATCCTGGTCAATCGCGAACTGGAGACGCTGAGGCAGATCCGCAAGGCGGTCAACTGCGACCTCGAGCTCATGGCCAACAACAACTGCCTGACCGGCTGCGCCATGTCGCCGATGCATATGAACGCCCTGGCCCATGCCGGCCAGTCCTGGCACGCCAACAAGGGGTTCTTCATCGACTGGTGCTTTCTCAAGTGCACTGAGATGAAGATGCGCGACCCGGTCCACTACCTCCGTTCGGAATGGATCCGCCCCGAGGACCTGCAGATCTACGAGGAGCTCGGCTACGACCTGTTCAAGATCGCCGAGCGCGACATCCCCACCGAGATGATGATGACCCGGGTCAGGGCCTACGCCGGGCGCCGCTATGACGGCAATCTGCTCGATCTGGTACAGGCCTACGGCTTCCAGGGGATCCGTGCGGATCATGCCTATTACCGGCGCGGCCTTGGGTGGTTGCTGCGCTTCATCATCCGCCCCGGTCTGGCCAACCCGCTGCGCATGCTGCCGCTCAAGCGCTTGGCCGAATTGCGCGGCATGACCCGGCCGCTCGAAGGTCCGGCGCCGGTGGTCATCGACAACCGGGCGCTTGACGGCTTCATGGAACGTTTCCGCTCCGCCAGCTGTATCGGGGTCAATTGCGAAGACTGCCGCTGGTGCCACGAGTTCGCGGCCAAAGCGGTCAAGATCGACGACGCCAACCGTGCCGAGGCGGTGGCCGCCTATGAGGAACTGTTCGCTTCGCTGAATGGCGGCAGTATGTGGAGCTATCTCCAGGAGCGCAAAAACGAAACAGGTGCCGACGGCAACCAGGCTCCATGCGTCGAACTGAAGGAGTGCGGACATGGCCGGCAGCGGTAA
- the argS gene encoding arginine--tRNA ligase — MKERLRTHVRKALLSCYEQGVLHSGEIPDFTLEVPASAEHGDFAVNAAMMLARAEKKPPRKIAEAIVAALGEGDGLWRQVEIAGPGFINFFLSNRCWYGVLDEVTRAGDRYGRSRTGAGQKVQVEFVSANPTGPLHIGHGRGAAVGDSICRLLEATGWDVTREFYYNDAGAQIANLALSVQARCLGIDPDDPRWPADGYQGDYIRDVARAYLAGETVDAGDQHVTSAAEPHDLEAVRRFAVACLRREQDQDLAAFDVGFDVYFLESSLYAAGRVEAVVRRLIEKGHTYEKDGALWLRTTDFGDDKDRVMRKADGTYTYFVPDVAYHLCKWERGFTRVVNEQGSDHHSTVTRVRAGLQALDAGIPPGWPDYVLHQMVTVLRGGEEVKISKRAGSYVTLRDLIDEVGRDATRFFFLMRRTDAQLVFDLDLAKQQSTDNPVYYVQYAHARVCSINRNAAEAGVTTPAPGEVDFDRLVLEEELALAKLLARYPETVEGAARHYEPHRIVFYLQELASQLHSYYNRHRVLGEDPEDSRARLYLINCVRVVLENALLLLGVSAPEQM; from the coding sequence ATGAAGGAACGACTGAGAACACATGTCCGGAAGGCTCTCCTGAGCTGCTATGAGCAGGGCGTCCTCCATTCCGGAGAAATACCCGATTTCACCCTGGAAGTCCCCGCCAGCGCCGAACATGGCGATTTCGCTGTCAATGCGGCCATGATGCTGGCCAGGGCGGAGAAGAAGCCTCCCCGCAAGATCGCCGAGGCGATCGTCGCCGCCCTGGGAGAGGGGGACGGTCTCTGGCGGCAGGTGGAAATCGCCGGTCCCGGATTTATCAACTTTTTTCTTTCCAACCGCTGCTGGTACGGCGTCCTCGACGAGGTGACCCGTGCCGGCGACCGTTACGGGCGCAGTCGTACCGGCGCCGGACAGAAGGTCCAGGTGGAGTTCGTCAGCGCCAATCCCACCGGTCCTCTTCACATCGGGCACGGGCGCGGCGCGGCCGTCGGCGACTCCATCTGCCGACTGCTGGAGGCGACCGGCTGGGACGTCACCCGGGAGTTCTATTACAACGACGCCGGCGCCCAGATCGCCAACCTGGCCCTCTCGGTGCAGGCGCGCTGTCTGGGCATCGATCCGGACGACCCGCGCTGGCCGGCCGACGGCTACCAGGGCGACTACATCCGCGACGTCGCCCGCGCCTACCTGGCCGGCGAGACCGTCGACGCGGGCGACCAGCATGTCACCTCCGCGGCCGAACCCCACGACCTGGAGGCCGTCCGCCGCTTCGCCGTCGCCTGCCTGCGCCGGGAGCAGGATCAGGATCTGGCCGCCTTCGACGTCGGTTTCGACGTCTATTTCCTCGAGTCGAGCCTGTATGCCGCGGGGCGCGTCGAGGCCGTGGTGCGCCGCCTCATCGAGAAAGGGCACACCTACGAGAAGGACGGCGCCCTTTGGCTGCGCACCACCGACTTCGGAGACGACAAGGACCGGGTGATGCGCAAGGCCGACGGCACCTACACCTACTTCGTCCCTGATGTCGCCTATCACCTTTGCAAATGGGAACGGGGATTCACCCGGGTGGTCAACGAGCAGGGGTCCGACCACCACAGCACCGTTACCCGGGTGCGGGCCGGCCTGCAGGCGCTCGATGCGGGAATCCCTCCGGGGTGGCCCGACTACGTGCTGCACCAGATGGTCACCGTGCTGCGCGGCGGCGAGGAGGTGAAGATCTCCAAGCGGGCCGGCAGTTACGTCACCCTGCGTGACCTGATCGACGAGGTGGGACGGGACGCCACGCGCTTTTTCTTTCTCATGCGCCGCACCGACGCCCAGCTAGTCTTCGATCTCGATCTGGCCAAGCAGCAGAGCACGGATAACCCGGTATACTACGTCCAGTATGCCCATGCCCGGGTGTGCAGCATCAACCGCAATGCCGCAGAGGCGGGGGTGACGACGCCCGCGCCGGGCGAAGTCGATTTCGACCGCCTGGTGCTCGAGGAGGAGCTGGCCCTGGCCAAGCTTCTGGCTCGCTACCCGGAAACGGTCGAAGGAGCCGCCCGCCACTACGAGCCCCACCGCATCGTCTTCTATCTGCAGGAACTGGCTTCCCAACTGCACAGCTATTACAATCGCCACCGGGTTCTGGGAGAGGACCCCGAAGACAGCCGGGCGCGGCTTTATCTGATCAACTGCGTACGCGTCGTTCTGGAGAATGCGCTGCTCCTGCTGGGGGTTTCAGCCCCGGAGCAGATGTGA
- a CDS encoding ubiquinone/menaquinone biosynthesis methyltransferase produces the protein MAGSGKFTLKIRDYLHAPERKRAYNEQHFSEAASRYDFATRAMSLGRDRAWKHQLVAALPDFPAPVCVDLACGTGDIAFLLAEKYADGRVLGIDLTEPMLALARQRNRTPRVEFVRGDMAETGLADASIDIVTGSYAVRNAASLQPAFAEIRRILRPGGFVALLDFSKPSSRWFQNLQYLVLKYWCGLWGLLLHGNPEVHAYIAASLRAFPDREELRRLVGENGFAVIHSRSFYFGVLELLILQKPL, from the coding sequence ATGGCCGGCAGCGGTAAATTCACCCTGAAGATCCGGGATTACCTGCATGCGCCGGAGCGCAAGCGGGCATACAACGAACAACACTTCAGCGAGGCGGCAAGTCGCTATGACTTCGCCACCCGGGCCATGTCGCTCGGCCGCGACCGCGCCTGGAAACATCAGTTGGTCGCCGCCCTTCCGGATTTCCCGGCGCCGGTCTGCGTCGACCTCGCCTGCGGCACCGGCGACATCGCCTTTCTGCTTGCCGAAAAGTATGCCGACGGCAGGGTTCTCGGCATCGACCTCACCGAGCCGATGCTCGCCCTGGCCCGCCAGCGCAATCGCACCCCGCGCGTGGAGTTCGTGCGGGGCGACATGGCGGAGACCGGCCTGGCCGACGCCAGCATCGACATCGTCACCGGAAGCTACGCGGTGCGCAACGCCGCCTCCCTGCAACCAGCCTTTGCCGAGATCCGCCGCATCCTGCGCCCCGGCGGTTTCGTCGCCCTGCTCGATTTCTCCAAGCCTTCCAGCCGCTGGTTTCAAAACCTCCAGTATCTGGTTCTCAAGTACTGGTGCGGCCTTTGGGGCCTGCTGCTGCACGGCAATCCGGAGGTGCACGCCTACATCGCCGCAAGCCTCAGGGCTTTCCCGGACCGCGAAGAACTGCGCCGGCTGGTGGGGGAGAACGGCTTCGCTGTCATCCATTCGCGCAGCTTCTACTTCGGCGTGCTGGAATTATTGATACTGCAGAAGCCGTTGTGA